One window of the Longimicrobiales bacterium genome contains the following:
- a CDS encoding lytic transglycosylase domain-containing protein, producing MENDRRRESDHMIWVPVDPYVRPADRRPALERRNELGLDRRELRQQGTRPLPPADPATGDVAAPAPGSAPPAAAAGSGECVGSEPTNGGTERRALDRRRSPGVPRNRPAGFLKRFRQPIIGVGLAGAALPMVAAMDAPGSPSEEPEPGDQSASRTAMPAEDVEEALAERVENEREVQERERIVQANVAEFGIARDMAEDIYDAARAEGIDPDVAFGLVKTESTFREDARSHVGALGLTQVMPRTAAWLEPGTTSKDLYDRHTNLRLGFRYLDQMIEKYKGNVKLALLAYNRGPGTVDKVLKRGGNPDNGYADKVLGS from the coding sequence GTGGAAAACGATCGACGACGCGAGTCGGACCACATGATCTGGGTTCCGGTCGATCCGTACGTCCGGCCGGCGGACCGGCGGCCCGCGCTCGAACGGCGGAACGAGCTGGGGCTGGACCGCAGGGAGCTTCGGCAGCAGGGCACTCGGCCGTTACCTCCGGCTGATCCCGCAACCGGCGACGTGGCTGCGCCGGCGCCGGGCAGTGCCCCGCCTGCGGCCGCGGCGGGCAGCGGCGAGTGCGTTGGTTCCGAGCCGACGAACGGCGGGACCGAGCGTCGCGCCCTCGATCGCCGGCGCAGCCCGGGTGTTCCACGCAACCGGCCGGCGGGTTTCCTCAAGCGCTTTCGACAGCCCATTATTGGCGTGGGTCTGGCCGGCGCGGCCTTGCCGATGGTCGCCGCAATGGATGCTCCCGGTTCCCCGTCCGAGGAGCCCGAACCGGGCGATCAATCGGCAAGCCGCACGGCCATGCCCGCGGAGGACGTCGAGGAAGCCCTCGCCGAGCGCGTCGAGAATGAGCGCGAGGTGCAGGAGCGCGAGCGCATCGTACAGGCGAACGTTGCGGAGTTCGGCATCGCCCGGGACATGGCGGAAGACATCTACGACGCCGCCCGTGCGGAAGGCATCGACCCGGACGTTGCGTTCGGCCTCGTCAAGACGGAAAGCACGTTCCGCGAGGACGCCAGGAGCCATGTCGGTGCGCTGGGTCTGACACAGGTGATGCCGCGTACCGCCGCGTGGCTGGAGCCCGGCACGACGTCGAAGGACCTGTACGACCGGCACACCAACCTGCGCCTCGGCTTCCGCTACCTCGATCAGATGATCGAGAAGTACAAGGGCAACGTGAAGCTCGCGCTGCTCGCGTACAACCGCGGTCCCGGCACGGTCGACAAGGTTCTCAAGCGCGGAGGCAATCCGGACAACGGCTATGCCGACAAGGTGCTCGGCAGCTGA
- a CDS encoding fructosamine kinase family protein, whose translation MGAAGEIPDRVARQVAGVLGVEPGSLRTAGLSGGCINPAARVQSEADVVFVKWATAHTPPDQFEREADALRLIEAARAVRVPRVHAVSSDALVLEWIEPGRVAGKSWAELGSALARLHRNTAPAFGASKDNYIGPLPQRNGWLDGWVEFYRERRVRPQLERALAAAAFDTSERHLLARFVDSLDTILADAAPGGASLLHGDLWSGNAHPSAHGDVVLLDPASYHGDREVDLAMAELFGGFPRAFYDAYEEAWPTPAGSSRRRSAYRVYYLLVHVNLFGAGYVRGTMDAVRASLHG comes from the coding sequence ATGGGCGCAGCGGGTGAGATTCCCGATCGCGTTGCACGCCAGGTCGCGGGCGTTCTCGGCGTCGAGCCGGGTTCGCTGCGCACAGCCGGATTGAGTGGCGGCTGCATCAATCCCGCAGCGCGCGTGCAATCGGAAGCCGACGTCGTCTTCGTGAAGTGGGCGACGGCGCACACACCTCCCGATCAGTTCGAACGTGAAGCCGACGCGCTGCGCCTCATCGAAGCGGCGCGGGCGGTGCGGGTTCCGCGTGTTCACGCAGTGTCCAGCGACGCACTCGTCCTGGAATGGATCGAGCCGGGACGCGTCGCCGGGAAATCGTGGGCCGAGCTCGGCAGCGCGCTGGCGCGTCTGCATCGCAACACGGCGCCTGCATTCGGTGCCTCGAAGGACAACTACATCGGTCCACTGCCCCAGCGCAACGGATGGCTGGACGGCTGGGTGGAGTTCTACCGTGAGCGGCGCGTCCGTCCACAGCTGGAGCGCGCGCTCGCAGCCGCTGCGTTCGACACGAGCGAGCGGCACCTGCTGGCCCGCTTCGTCGATTCTCTCGACACCATCCTGGCCGACGCCGCCCCGGGCGGCGCATCGCTGCTGCACGGCGATCTGTGGAGCGGCAATGCGCACCCGTCCGCGCACGGCGACGTTGTCCTGCTCGATCCCGCATCATACCACGGCGATCGCGAAGTCGATCTCGCGATGGCGGAGCTGTTCGGAGGCTTCCCCCGTGCGTTCTACGATGCCTACGAGGAGGCGTGGCCCACGCCGGCAGGAAGCAGCCGCCGGCGATCAGCGTACCGCGTCTACTACCTGCTCGTGCACGTGAACCTGTTCGGCGCAGGCTATGTGCGCGGCACCATGGACGCGGTGCGGGCAAGCCTGCACGGTTGA
- a CDS encoding M28 family peptidase → MRSLLVAATLLATAMPGLAQTSAPAAPVIDTLSLRAHTRFLSDDALEGRGTGTRGERVAAAYIASELERLGLDGAAPDGGYRLPVPLRAARVQPSTHLMLRDATGDSTAFRHDQHFVLNTGGAAAFRDFAGDVLFAGSPAEAADALSGADLRGRVIAVRGPLGAEALGLVPSWIEAGVTGVVLLVPDAGQYDLYVRSRGDTRYFVAASVQDPVWQPALPVIIAGPELTNALLAGAPEMTERAVAVGRSIRADIEVMERALPVANLAGVLPGSDPARRNEYVVYTAHYDHLGISVPDASGDSIYNGFSDNSAGVAMLLSIAEALRDDPPARSVLFVFLTGEERGLLGASYFAADPPVPLENMRALINLDAGAPPAPPVSWRIALGENNPLAPVIEEVARERGWTVQLGAASPNSDYWPFLQRGVPAAFIIPGDVWENTSPEQRDALRRRWDRYHQAGDHYHPDFPFSGLQRYAEFALAVGLRVASS, encoded by the coding sequence ATGCGATCACTACTCGTTGCTGCGACGCTGCTCGCGACGGCGATGCCGGGCCTGGCGCAGACTTCTGCGCCGGCCGCACCGGTCATCGACACACTCTCGCTTCGTGCCCACACCAGGTTCCTGTCCGACGACGCGCTCGAGGGGCGTGGTACCGGGACCCGAGGCGAGCGCGTCGCCGCCGCATACATTGCGAGCGAGCTGGAGCGGCTTGGCCTGGACGGCGCGGCGCCCGATGGCGGCTACCGCCTCCCGGTGCCGCTGCGTGCCGCGCGCGTGCAGCCCTCGACCCATCTCATGCTCCGTGACGCCACCGGTGACAGCACCGCGTTCCGGCATGACCAGCACTTCGTCCTGAACACCGGCGGGGCCGCCGCATTTCGCGACTTCGCAGGCGACGTCCTGTTCGCCGGCTCACCGGCCGAAGCCGCGGATGCACTGAGCGGTGCCGATCTTCGCGGACGGGTGATCGCGGTGCGCGGGCCGCTCGGTGCGGAGGCGCTGGGGCTCGTGCCCTCGTGGATCGAGGCGGGCGTTACCGGTGTCGTCCTGCTGGTTCCCGACGCCGGGCAGTACGACCTGTACGTTCGGAGCAGAGGGGATACGCGCTATTTCGTTGCGGCCAGCGTGCAGGACCCCGTCTGGCAGCCTGCGTTGCCCGTCATCATCGCCGGCCCGGAGCTCACGAACGCCCTGCTGGCAGGCGCGCCGGAGATGACCGAACGTGCGGTGGCGGTCGGCCGTTCGATCCGTGCTGACATCGAGGTGATGGAGCGGGCGCTGCCCGTCGCCAACCTGGCAGGGGTCCTACCCGGCAGTGACCCTGCGCGCCGCAACGAGTACGTCGTCTACACCGCGCACTACGATCACCTCGGCATCAGCGTGCCGGACGCGTCCGGTGATTCGATCTACAACGGCTTCTCCGACAACTCCGCCGGAGTCGCAATGCTGCTGTCGATCGCGGAGGCGCTGCGCGACGATCCGCCCGCCCGCTCCGTGCTGTTCGTCTTCCTCACGGGTGAAGAGCGCGGCCTGCTGGGCGCATCCTACTTCGCAGCCGACCCACCCGTACCGCTCGAGAACATGCGTGCGCTGATCAACCTGGATGCAGGCGCCCCGCCCGCGCCTCCCGTGAGCTGGCGCATCGCTCTCGGTGAGAACAACCCGCTGGCTCCCGTAATCGAGGAAGTCGCCCGCGAGCGCGGCTGGACCGTGCAGCTGGGCGCGGCATCACCCAACTCCGATTACTGGCCATTCCTCCAGCGCGGCGTGCCGGCCGCGTTCATCATACCCGGCGACGTGTGGGAGAACACGTCCCCCGAGCAGCGCGACGCCCTGCGCCGCCGCTGGGACCGCTACCACCAGGCCGGCGACCATTACCATCCCGACTTCCCCTTCAGCGGGCTGCAGCGGTACGCGGAGTTCGCACTTGCTGTCGGCCTGCGGGTGGCATCGTCCTGA
- a CDS encoding HU family DNA-binding protein → MNKSDLVQELSNRTGMSKADATRAVDSLFDPESGLIPEALKRGDRVQISGFGTFETRERKARTGRNPRTGTEIRIGPTVSASFRPGKALKDAVKPD, encoded by the coding sequence ATGAACAAGTCGGATCTGGTGCAGGAGCTCTCGAACCGGACCGGGATGAGCAAGGCGGATGCTACGCGCGCCGTCGACTCGCTCTTCGACCCGGAGTCCGGTCTCATCCCGGAGGCGCTGAAGCGCGGGGACCGAGTTCAGATCTCGGGCTTCGGCACATTCGAGACGCGTGAGCGCAAGGCGCGCACGGGTCGCAATCCCCGAACGGGAACGGAGATCCGTATCGGACCGACCGTTTCTGCCTCGTTCCGCCCGGGCAAGGCCCTCAAGGATGCCGTAAAGCCCGACTGA
- a CDS encoding murein L,D-transpeptidase catalytic domain family protein, producing the protein MSKPVTATPVVSVVLFVAAVLFSALPAASAAGVPASSVPADTGDARVRRDVAVLGTPVDITPAVDAREVATASALNALARVAGRTSRPGALRTAFQAYYNHRAAHPDEIANPYLYFVDFGLDNATPRGWVFDMERLELVDGPFPVAHGRGSLKQRNGVPSRFSNRPGSYQSSLGLYVAQETYTFRGTAGGARYSSIGLRMRGESGDFNDAARRRGIVAHGAPYVTASAAGRSEGCPAMEQHRARRLLPLLANGGIVFIYSPNDARWLGQDPWVNAD; encoded by the coding sequence ATGAGCAAGCCCGTAACGGCAACCCCTGTTGTCTCCGTCGTCCTGTTTGTCGCTGCCGTTCTGTTCAGCGCGCTGCCGGCCGCCTCTGCTGCCGGTGTCCCGGCATCATCGGTACCGGCCGACACCGGCGACGCCAGGGTGCGCCGCGATGTCGCCGTGCTGGGCACACCGGTGGACATAACGCCTGCCGTGGACGCGCGTGAGGTCGCGACGGCTTCGGCGCTGAATGCGCTGGCGCGGGTCGCGGGCCGCACGAGCCGGCCGGGAGCGCTGCGCACCGCGTTCCAGGCGTACTACAACCACCGTGCGGCGCATCCGGACGAAATAGCCAATCCGTACCTGTACTTCGTCGACTTCGGGCTGGACAATGCCACGCCGCGCGGCTGGGTGTTCGACATGGAGCGACTGGAGCTGGTCGACGGCCCCTTTCCGGTGGCACACGGCCGCGGCTCGCTGAAGCAGCGCAACGGCGTGCCGAGCCGGTTCTCGAACCGTCCGGGCAGCTACCAGTCGTCGCTGGGGCTGTATGTCGCACAGGAGACGTACACGTTCAGGGGCACGGCGGGCGGTGCACGGTACTCGTCGATCGGGCTGCGGATGCGCGGCGAGTCCGGCGACTTCAACGACGCAGCGCGCCGGCGCGGCATCGTGGCCCACGGCGCCCCGTACGTCACGGCGAGTGCGGCCGGCCGGAGCGAGGGCTGCCCCGCGATGGAGCAGCACCGGGCGCGTCGTCTGCTGCCGCTCCTCGCGAACGGTGGCATCGTCTTCATCTACTCACCCAACGACGCGCGCTGGCTCGGCCAGGATCCCTGGGTCAACGCGGACTGA
- a CDS encoding pyridoxal phosphate-dependent aminotransferase, whose translation MRMRLSPNVSTLQPSATIAVATLCRELRAEGRDILDLSVGEPDFRTPDFAAQAGIAAIVQGFTHYTPVAGLPELREAIAASMSRLTGAVVDPAGIVVSNGAKQALFNACFSLFGPGDEVLLPAPYWTSYPDLISLSRATPVVVNTTMEQGFKVTPDMLDAARTPHTRGLILNSPGNPTGAVYSAEEVSALVEWARRNDAVVISDEIYGRVCFAQERAASVLDVTDIDDHVVVVDGASKAFAMTGWRVGYSYSTRPLASAMAAMQSHITSNIATPSQYAALAAYRDEPRVEHAVRAMVNVFRRRRAKALEMLAAHLPGADVLPPDGAFYAFVRVDRFYDGQARDSIALCRRLLEETGVAAVPGAAFGDDRFIRLSLAAPESDIGEAIRRMGSALAATAAGRPK comes from the coding sequence ATGCGCATGCGTCTGAGCCCCAACGTCAGCACGCTCCAGCCCTCCGCAACGATCGCGGTCGCGACGCTCTGTCGGGAGCTTCGCGCCGAGGGTCGTGACATCCTCGACCTCAGCGTCGGTGAGCCCGATTTCCGCACCCCGGATTTTGCCGCCCAGGCAGGCATCGCGGCCATTGTCCAGGGCTTCACCCACTACACGCCCGTAGCGGGTCTGCCCGAGCTGCGCGAGGCGATCGCGGCATCGATGAGCCGCCTCACCGGTGCCGTCGTCGATCCCGCGGGCATCGTCGTCTCCAACGGGGCCAAGCAGGCACTCTTCAACGCGTGCTTTTCGCTGTTCGGCCCGGGCGACGAGGTACTGCTGCCGGCGCCGTACTGGACCAGCTACCCCGACCTGATCTCGCTTTCGCGGGCAACCCCTGTCGTGGTGAACACGACCATGGAGCAGGGTTTCAAGGTCACGCCCGACATGCTGGACGCCGCCCGCACCCCGCACACGCGCGGGCTGATCCTCAACTCACCAGGAAACCCGACCGGCGCGGTGTACTCCGCAGAGGAGGTGTCGGCCCTGGTCGAATGGGCGCGCCGCAATGATGCCGTGGTCATCTCCGACGAGATCTACGGCCGCGTCTGCTTCGCGCAGGAGCGCGCAGCCAGCGTGCTGGACGTCACCGACATCGACGACCACGTCGTCGTGGTGGACGGCGCATCCAAGGCGTTCGCCATGACCGGCTGGCGGGTCGGCTACAGCTACTCCACACGGCCCCTCGCATCCGCGATGGCGGCAATGCAGAGCCACATCACGTCCAACATCGCGACGCCATCGCAGTACGCGGCACTCGCAGCGTATCGTGACGAGCCACGCGTCGAGCACGCCGTGCGCGCGATGGTGAACGTCTTCCGCCGCCGGCGCGCAAAGGCGCTCGAGATGCTCGCGGCGCACCTGCCCGGCGCGGACGTGCTGCCGCCCGATGGCGCGTTCTACGCGTTCGTTCGCGTCGACCGGTTCTACGACGGGCAGGCCCGCGATTCCATTGCACTGTGCCGCCGGCTCCTCGAGGAGACGGGCGTCGCAGCCGTGCCGGGTGCCGCGTTCGGCGACGACCGCTTCATCCGCCTGTCGCTTGCTGCTCCCGAATCCGATATCGGCGAGGCGATCCGCCGCATGGGGAGCGCCCTCGCCGCCACTGCTGCCGGAAGACCGAAATGA
- a CDS encoding low molecular weight protein-tyrosine-phosphatase — protein MTERDRIGVLFVCLGNICRSPLAKSVFRQVVREAGVDARFDVDAAGTSAYHIGDGPDARTVATARVRGLDVEHTARQLHATDFERFHYIVVMDRENLRNTERVRDRAGHERDVLLLRSFDPRAAGADEVPDPWFGGEEGFVEVQDMIERSCRALFEHIREQHGL, from the coding sequence ATGACGGAACGGGATCGGATCGGCGTACTCTTCGTATGTCTGGGCAACATATGTCGTTCTCCGCTGGCAAAATCGGTGTTCCGCCAGGTCGTTCGTGAAGCCGGCGTGGACGCCCGTTTCGACGTCGACGCAGCCGGCACGTCCGCCTACCACATTGGCGACGGGCCGGACGCACGCACCGTCGCGACCGCCCGGGTGCGCGGTCTCGATGTGGAGCACACTGCACGGCAGCTTCATGCCACGGATTTCGAGCGCTTCCACTACATCGTGGTCATGGACCGCGAGAATCTGCGCAACACGGAGCGCGTCCGCGACCGTGCCGGTCACGAGCGCGACGTCCTGCTGCTGCGCAGCTTCGACCCGCGCGCGGCCGGCGCGGACGAGGTGCCCGATCCGTGGTTCGGGGGCGAGGAGGGTTTCGTGGAAGTGCAGGACATGATCGAGCGGAGCTGTCGTGCTCTGTTCGAGCACATCCGGGAGCAGCATGGGCTGTGA
- a CDS encoding YIP1 family protein, with the protein MTSEQEVKVAEPASWWEDPIDAVISPVELFDRRRTASLGIPITMIVLGSVLAYIVLLPVTGMVMDAQAAANPQAAQAMQQYGTIFRIVGAVFAPIGMLLILAWTALLLWAFGRLFDVRIIYSRALLIAVLAAWIAIIGQILGGIILMLTGADPGADLMSAISFGVLRFTGSEGIPRTLVPLLARVDLFALWQAALWAIGISTIYRVPRSRGILIAICVLVLSALPEVLLALLPQPGAS; encoded by the coding sequence ATGACCAGTGAGCAGGAAGTGAAGGTCGCGGAGCCCGCATCCTGGTGGGAGGACCCGATCGACGCCGTGATCTCGCCCGTCGAGCTCTTCGACCGCCGGCGCACCGCATCGCTCGGCATACCCATTACCATGATCGTGCTGGGCAGCGTCCTCGCCTACATCGTCCTGCTGCCGGTCACCGGCATGGTCATGGACGCGCAGGCCGCTGCGAATCCGCAGGCCGCCCAGGCGATGCAGCAGTACGGCACGATCTTCCGCATCGTGGGCGCCGTCTTCGCGCCCATCGGCATGCTGCTGATCCTCGCGTGGACCGCGCTCCTGCTCTGGGCCTTCGGTCGCCTGTTCGACGTGCGCATCATCTACAGCCGCGCTCTGCTGATCGCGGTGCTCGCCGCATGGATCGCGATCATCGGCCAGATCCTGGGCGGCATCATTCTCATGCTGACGGGCGCCGATCCGGGTGCGGACCTGATGAGCGCCATCTCGTTCGGCGTGCTGCGCTTCACCGGCAGCGAGGGGATCCCGCGCACGCTCGTGCCGCTGCTCGCCCGCGTCGATCTCTTCGCGCTGTGGCAGGCGGCACTCTGGGCGATCGGCATCAGCACGATCTACCGCGTGCCGCGCTCGCGCGGGATCCTCATTGCCATCTGCGTGCTGGTGCTCTCCGCATTGCCCGAAGTGCTGCTCGCCCTGCTGCCACAGCCGGGCGCCTCCTGA
- a CDS encoding GAF domain-containing sensor histidine kinase yields the protein MGSTSSVPGMDPWRQRELHITREIARAFLQASHPLEVYRIALARVTPLVDASFSSVFLRDPTDPGLLKLECAQNWPQSSARFLSQMRIREGRGPTGRAVSEQRAITASNVFDDPSLREWWEPARELGFTALVALPLESGEGVVGALSFYFEEPHRFHAEELHLLQLLADELAASAQRVQALDELRRENTALRREMGALRGRIGQAEESKRLKDEFVANMSHELRTPLNSILGYAYLLLEGQTGELEAAQQNAVEKIHRSANVLLHLINDLLDLSELKLGRAEIVVAPDDAVSIARRAAESVGQATPRVTFSIESETDEVPVTTDGEKVAKILHNLISNAFKFTSEGSVTVSIRRVENGSPALVEWTVSDTGIGIPPEQLEAVFDEFRQVDGSSTRLYGGTGLGLALSRRLAQLLGGRILVESEPNAGSRFTLQLPAKPKQRP from the coding sequence ATGGGCTCAACGTCGAGCGTGCCGGGCATGGACCCGTGGCGGCAGCGCGAGCTGCACATCACCCGCGAGATCGCACGGGCATTCCTGCAGGCGTCGCACCCGCTGGAGGTCTACCGGATCGCGCTTGCGCGTGTGACGCCGCTCGTCGACGCGAGCTTCTCGTCGGTTTTCCTGCGTGACCCAACCGACCCCGGGCTGCTGAAGCTCGAGTGCGCGCAGAACTGGCCACAGTCGTCTGCCCGCTTTCTCAGCCAGATGCGCATCCGCGAGGGGCGCGGCCCGACCGGTCGGGCGGTGTCGGAGCAGCGGGCGATCACGGCCTCCAACGTCTTCGATGACCCCTCGCTGCGAGAGTGGTGGGAGCCGGCCCGGGAGCTGGGGTTCACCGCGCTGGTGGCACTGCCGCTCGAGTCGGGCGAGGGCGTGGTCGGTGCGCTCAGCTTCTACTTCGAGGAGCCGCATCGATTCCACGCGGAAGAGCTGCATCTGCTGCAACTGCTTGCCGACGAGCTGGCAGCCAGCGCGCAGCGTGTGCAGGCGCTCGACGAGCTGCGCCGCGAGAACACTGCGCTGCGCCGTGAGATGGGGGCACTGCGGGGCCGGATCGGACAGGCGGAGGAGTCCAAGCGACTGAAGGACGAGTTCGTGGCGAACATGAGCCACGAGCTTCGGACGCCGCTCAACTCCATCCTCGGCTACGCCTACCTGCTCCTCGAGGGGCAGACGGGCGAGCTGGAAGCGGCGCAGCAGAACGCCGTGGAGAAGATCCACCGCTCGGCCAACGTGTTGCTGCACCTCATCAACGACCTGCTCGATCTCTCCGAGCTGAAGCTCGGCCGTGCGGAGATCGTGGTCGCACCGGACGACGCCGTGAGCATCGCCCGTCGTGCGGCGGAATCCGTCGGCCAGGCGACACCGCGTGTGACCTTCTCGATCGAGTCAGAAACCGACGAGGTCCCCGTCACGACGGATGGTGAGAAGGTCGCCAAGATCCTCCACAACCTGATCAGCAACGCCTTCAAGTTCACGAGCGAGGGGAGCGTGACGGTGAGCATACGTCGCGTGGAGAATGGCTCACCCGCGCTCGTCGAGTGGACGGTCAGCGACACGGGGATCGGCATTCCACCCGAGCAGCTCGAGGCGGTGTTCGACGAGTTCCGCCAGGTGGACGGGTCCTCGACGCGACTCTACGGCGGGACCGGGCTCGGGCTCGCCCTTTCCCGCCGCCTCGCCCAGCTGCTGGGCGGCCGGATCCTGGTGGAGAGCGAGCCAAACGCCGGGTCGCGCTTCACGCTGCAATTGCCCGCGAAGCCGAAACAGCGCCCCTGA
- a CDS encoding DsbA family protein, producing the protein MTEPAGGSSADLIVYADYVCPFCYLGEVAIAPLREEGVRIENRPFELRPAPTPLPDMDEPRYRDSWEQSVLPLAAALGAPAMKRPTVSTRTRKAHEAAAFAREHGAGDAMHRAIYEAYFLEQRDIGRVDVLVEIGASVGLDRMALKIALDIDRYTDEVVAHEVEAARIGITAVPAHLAAGADGRYRLMMGVRPTDDVRALLAAGSLARDSGDDE; encoded by the coding sequence ATGACGGAACCGGCCGGCGGCTCGAGCGCCGACCTGATCGTTTATGCCGACTACGTGTGCCCCTTCTGCTACCTCGGCGAGGTGGCGATAGCGCCGCTCCGCGAGGAAGGCGTGCGCATCGAGAACCGGCCATTCGAGCTGCGCCCCGCGCCGACGCCGTTGCCGGACATGGACGAGCCGCGGTACCGCGACAGCTGGGAGCAGAGCGTACTGCCGCTGGCAGCGGCGCTCGGCGCGCCGGCAATGAAGCGGCCAACGGTCTCGACGCGTACGCGCAAGGCGCACGAGGCCGCCGCGTTCGCGCGCGAGCACGGCGCCGGAGATGCCATGCACCGCGCGATCTACGAGGCGTACTTCCTCGAGCAGCGCGACATCGGCCGTGTCGATGTGCTGGTCGAGATCGGCGCGTCGGTCGGCCTCGATCGCATGGCACTCAAGATCGCGCTCGACATCGACCGCTACACCGATGAGGTCGTGGCGCATGAGGTGGAGGCAGCACGCATCGGCATCACGGCCGTGCCGGCCCACCTCGCGGCCGGCGCGGATGGCAGGTATCGACTGATGATGGGCGTGCGCCCGACGGACGACGTGCGCGCGCTCCTTGCCGCGGGCAGTCTGGCCCGCGATTCCGGAGACGACGAATGA
- a CDS encoding DEAD/DEAH box helicase, giving the protein MSEGLSELGLRAELVAAVAERGFDAPSALQRSAIPVLRRGGNAVLHASYGSGLTGAYGLALLDRLADAGDAAGPQVLIVTPTGARAASAADEIAALAGTLQLRIAALAPGWRDAESANVVTGSLQNVAGAIGRSALKLESVQAIVLESLSTLLEEGGAELDAIMTAVPRDAQRVITTATYDSGVERFVEQHARRAIRIPARAADRAATAAAEPAGEVHYLVVPEFGKDDALARLLVRSSGEDVLVTTRSARRAELVRGLLAARGYDTARIETLRVESAIEAPPRGARVIAYDAPMDAATLTHLHTGSGIVLVTPGELAHLRLLAAEANVTLRAEKARAGDRDVGSAFRAEIRRALQERDLDAQLLLLEPLFEEHSAAEVAAALSSLLRERRAGAPAVERRAPAGTVEEASGSAGAPSTFTRLFFSIGSRDGIRPGDLVGAITGEANVTGAQVGRIEMRDTFSVVEVAADAAERVIKALNGTTMRTRALRVDYDRRGSAPAGRERPAGGRERGRPQHAAGDRPRRPRPPRDRE; this is encoded by the coding sequence GTGAGTGAGGGACTGAGCGAGCTTGGCCTGCGGGCGGAGCTGGTCGCGGCCGTTGCCGAGCGCGGCTTCGATGCACCGTCCGCACTCCAGCGGTCGGCGATCCCGGTGCTCCGCCGGGGCGGCAACGCCGTGCTCCACGCCTCCTATGGCTCCGGCCTGACCGGAGCCTACGGCCTCGCCCTGCTCGACCGGCTGGCCGATGCAGGTGACGCTGCGGGACCCCAGGTGCTGATCGTCACGCCAACGGGGGCGCGTGCCGCTTCCGCTGCCGACGAGATTGCCGCGCTCGCGGGCACACTGCAGCTGCGTATCGCCGCGCTGGCACCCGGCTGGCGCGACGCGGAATCGGCCAACGTCGTCACCGGCTCACTGCAGAACGTCGCGGGCGCGATCGGTCGCTCGGCACTCAAGCTGGAGTCGGTGCAGGCGATCGTGCTGGAATCGCTGTCGACCCTGCTGGAGGAAGGCGGCGCGGAGCTGGACGCGATCATGACCGCGGTGCCGCGCGACGCACAGCGCGTGATCACCACTGCCACATACGACAGCGGCGTCGAGCGCTTCGTCGAGCAGCATGCCCGGCGGGCGATCCGCATTCCGGCCCGCGCCGCGGACCGCGCGGCGACCGCTGCGGCTGAGCCGGCCGGCGAGGTCCATTACCTGGTCGTCCCGGAGTTCGGCAAGGACGACGCGCTCGCTCGGCTCCTCGTCCGTTCGAGTGGCGAGGACGTCCTGGTTACGACGCGTTCGGCGCGACGCGCCGAGCTCGTGCGCGGACTGCTCGCAGCGCGGGGATACGACACCGCCCGGATCGAGACGCTGCGCGTCGAGAGCGCGATCGAGGCACCGCCGCGCGGCGCGCGCGTGATCGCCTACGACGCGCCCATGGATGCCGCGACGCTGACGCACCTGCATACCGGCTCGGGCATCGTACTGGTCACACCCGGCGAGCTGGCGCACCTGCGGCTGCTGGCGGCGGAAGCGAACGTGACGCTGCGCGCCGAAAAGGCCCGTGCCGGCGATCGCGACGTCGGTTCCGCGTTCCGCGCCGAGATCCGCAGGGCGTTGCAGGAGCGTGATCTCGACGCACAGCTGCTGCTGCTCGAGCCGCTGTTCGAGGAACACTCCGCGGCCGAGGTCGCCGCGGCACTCAGCTCGTTGCTGCGCGAGCGCAGGGCGGGTGCACCCGCCGTCGAGCGCCGGGCGCCTGCCGGCACCGTCGAGGAGGCCAGCGGCTCCGCCGGCGCGCCCTCGACATTCACCCGGCTGTTCTTCTCGATCGGCTCACGCGACGGAATCCGCCCGGGCGACCTGGTGGGCGCGATCACAGGGGAAGCGAACGTCACGGGCGCGCAGGTCGGACGCATCGAGATGCGCGACACGTTCTCGGTCGTCGAAGTCGCGGCGGACGCCGCCGAGCGGGTGATCAAGGCGCTGAACGGCACGACCATGCGTACCCGCGCCCTGCGCGTCGATTACGACCGGCGCGGCAGCGCGCCAGCCGGCCGTGAGCGGCCCGCCGGTGGACGCGAGCGTGGCCGGCCACAACACGCCGCGGGGGATCGGCCGAGGCGACCGCGGCCGCCGCGGGATCGGGAGTAG